The sequence tattatagatgttttaaggctgtaaaacccctcactacacactttatacacttgtctcagacaggcattaacattttctcatttttctctcttctttaaacactctcaaagttcaaacctttgtagaaaaataagtccagtaaaaaaaaaaaaaaaaaaaaaaaaaaaagcatgcacaattgcactaaaaaaaaatccacgaaactgcgaggccgtgaaaggtgaaccgcgttatagtgagggacaactgtatttcattttgtccaaatCACCCAGATCTATGCAGTCCTGTAAGCAATGCTCCAACACTCATTCCTCCCAAATCTCTTCTCTGTCCCCCCCCCCATCATCTCTGTCCAGATTCAGACTGAGGAACAAGAAGATCAGCAACGCGGGCCGTCCCTTCCCTTTGGCACAGGGGGTTCTGGGTAAAACCTTGACCGTAGAGGGAAGCATCCACACGCCGGATGTGCCGGTGGGCGTGGGGCAGGGTGTAAAGGGAGCAGGGGAGAATGCAGGGACCGTCCTAACAGAGGGGGtccctgtcctgtctcaccccCAGCTCATCTCCAGAGGGGCTGACATGATGGAGGAGATTAAGAGAGCGGTACCAAATGGATCAAACGGGGCTAATGGGTCCAACGGGCTGTCTGGCAGCGGTCGAACCGGCTCGGGGTCAATGGAACAGTAAGACCATTCATCCACTCCGCCGTTGATCCTCACACATCTTCCACTGTTGGCCTTTGTTCTGTGCAATCACACTAATATTCATTCTTGCCTTGCATTTGTAATCAGACAGTaatcagactttcttcacatctgtttttaaatttgctcTTTCATTCTCCCACTCTTTCCCTCATCATCCTTCTTCCCTCTGTCCATCAGGAAGCCCATCTCTCCTCCCAGGACTCCGGTCAGCCACTCCTCCACGTCATCTCCCCTGACAGCTGCCCGGCGTGGGGATTGTGGCGCTCCTTTGCCCAAACACGGTCAGTTCCTGCTGCGACCGCCACATCCTTCTCAGGCGTCAGAGCTTTACTATCAGGAGCCCCACTCTGCGTATGACGCGGCGCATTATCAGCCGACCTGTGAGTACATGCACGTCACGTTGCAGTTGCGCATGTTGTGACAGAAGAATTAAAATTATTTCTTGTAACTGaggttgttttttctcctctcttctcttgctctctctccttctctcacccTTCTCCCACCATTTCCTCGACTCGTCCTACTGTCCTCTCGTCCTTCTCCTTTCCAGCAGGTTCCTATTACCCGTCcactctccatccctcccacaAGCCCTGCATGGCTCGGTTCCTCAGATCTTCCAATGTCCCAGAATCCTCCTTGCCGCCTTCCATTGGCCCTCCACCATCATCCTACGCTAACGATCCTCAAACGCCGCACCCTTCgtcgtcctcttcctctgcttacCCGCCACCTAGAGATCGGATGGGACCTCCTCCGTATCATTCCCACCCAGGGCAGCCTCAGTACGGGCCCCTGGCCCCGGCACATGGTGTCTACGCTCCCCTGTATGACAGCAGGAGAGTATGGAGACCTCAGGTGAGACTTATGTTTAGCTTTATTTTCATCATGCTGATTATGGTTCTGTGTATTTTGATTAAACTTATTATGattgttactattatttttGTTACAGCTGTACCACAGAGAAGATGCGCGGAGTAACTCACTGCCCCCAGAGGTGCTGCACTCCTCTGTCTACCAGCCTCCACTCAGGGAGAGATTCAACTCTCTAGATAGCAACTATTGCTCTGGGGCCGAACACCGGACAGGGCTACACAGGGTGGGTAAAAATACACCAGGACACAAACTCACAATAACTTAAATcatgattaaaaatgattaaaatataataactgATCCACTATTTAGTCAGTTGATTGTCAAACGTGACAAATTCCAGTTGTAAGTTACAAGTGATGTCTTAAAATTGTTTACCGGGTTTATAATATTGAAATGGAGAGTAGCAAACAAATCTTAGCATTTGTGAAGTTGTAAACAGCAAATATTCGATATTTTTCATCATAAGTATAATCTATTATAATTCATTGTTGTTTGACTAATCAGTTAACTGATTAGTTCATCGATTAGGTTAGTTAATTATTAGTAATTGTTAAGCACTAAGTGAGAAACATAAAAGGCCAGAGTATGATGATTGAAAGTATTAGCAGCAGATTCTGTATTAAATAAATGACTCCCACCAGTTATTCACTTTAGTCACCCTAAAGCAAATAAATGTAGTTAATAAAAGGATTATTGTATGTAAATGATGTTGCTTTGCCTTACATTGAACCTAACCCAAACTGTCTTCATTGGTGCATACTTTAGAGCAGCttttccttcactctctctctctgtctacacCCACATATTATCTCACCTCTACCTTCCCTGCTCGCCTCAGAGCTACAGTATAGCTTCCACCTCCTCCATAGTCCTCCCACTTCTCACCCAAATATGTCTCTGCTTCCCCCTGTCCACCccgttctctctttttttcacttcatcTTCCAAATCATGGTCAGCTTGAGTTCTGCAATACACAGTCATCTCCTTGAGACAATGCAGCGCGTCAGTATTGCTTAAGCATTTGCAATGTGGGACAAAATGTATGTAGATAAAATTGTGGGCAGATAGTCATGGAATAATGCTGAAAATGAATCGGAGttgaaaactgtaaataattaaACCTCCTTAGGTATGTGGCTGCTTTCACAATCTGTATGCTTACTTGCACATAGGGTGATAATGTGTCCCACATCTACAGACAGATCTCCTTTGACTGCTCCAGAGAGTAGATTAAAGACAATAAGCCCCTTAACTCTGGTGGAGCACGTACCACTTGTCTTGCTGAGACCTCACCCCTgtgtcctgggttcgaatccgagCCCAGGCCATTTTCTGCATGTcatgcccctctctctcccctgcctttcctgtctctctccactttaacagcagaaatgccccaaaaataatcttaaaaaagacACAACTGAAAAGCCATTTTTCCAAACTCTCCATTAATTACAAACTTTTTCCTGTTGGGAAGGTCAAGTTGGGAGTCAAATTTATTTCCCGAATTGGACTCCTGCTCACAGTAGAGCTCAATACAAGTTGTTTCTCCTCATAATCCAGTCACTTTTCATACTTAGCATGATTTTTAACCAGACTGACAACTGGTTGTACTTAGGCTGCTTGAGGCAGGCAGGGCCAACCAAAGGTGACTCGGGTTGCTATGCAGATGAGCCCGGCTCTGTGTGTACAGATGGAAACTGGACTTGACAACCAGGAGCCGGTGTGCAGAGATGGAGATAAAAATACATACGCAAGTCCTGTTACTTGTTCACATGCAGGCATTCAGGTCCTCTaaccgtgcatgtgtgtgtacaaaccTCGACTAAAAACTTCAGCTGTCGGGCCCCAGGATGCTAATGTGAACGGGGCCTGAGTGGGCTGGTGGTATCAGTCTCACTTTGATAGTGTGCTGAATGGCTCCGGTCACTGAAATGTTGATTTCACTTTACAATCTATTTTGTTCTCACTGTTGTTTTCATTCTCTCAAGTTGTCTGTTTTGACCCTCCTTCATCAGGATTATGGCCGTGTTCCTCTCGGCTACGAGGATCTGTTCAGAAGAAAGCAGGAACAGTGGacccatcatcaccaccatcacaaCGCCAGCAGGCCCTCGCAGTCCTCTCCCATCTTTACTATTGACTTTGgaacagaggtgtgtgtgtgtgtgtgtgtgcataactATGTCAGTGAGTGCAAATTCATCCCTTGACACGGGAAGAAAGGCATAGCTCTGTAAGtgtggagagaaaacaagacagtACACATAAACGTAAACACACCTCGTATTATAGTATATTATGTCATGCCAGATAGTGATCACAGATATGATAGTGAAATGTGTAATGCCCGTTCAGCCGTACCTTCACTGCAACCAGCTAAAACTGAGagtaataaaatgtttatgtaGTTTACAGGATCTGTAAATGTGTTAGATTTAATTTCTATCCCAAAagccatgctgctgctgtgtccaATGCTATGTAAGTGGGAGATAGTTGCTTAGCAACTGTGGAGGAAGATATCATAGCAATGCACAATCATGGTACTGatgcgtgtgtatgtttgtgtgtgtgtgtgtgtgtgtgtgtgtatgtgtgtgtgtgtgtttgtgagaaaaacaaagaccTCAAGAAGTGAGTCAGACTTTCAGTTGAGTaaagctttgtttgtttgtataggGAATCTGAATTTATTTTTGAGAATAAATCAACTTTAAACTAAAGTCTCATTAAATAAGACCTTTGGGAAGATCTAGGAACAAGAGAAGGAGGACTTTGTGTTACTGTAGTGTCTGACTGTTTTCAAAATCTGTGTGTCTTTCAGCATGTGGAGAGCAGCGGAGGTCAGTGTGTTGGGTGCAGGTTCAGAGGTGAGGAGAGTTTAGCCCATTACTCTCCATGGTCCTGTGGCACCATCGGTCCTTGCATCAGCCCCTTTGAGCctgaaacactcacacacaactcAGCTCACTCCTGCTCAGAGCACTCGGTGAGAGTcatcacacacccacatgcacaagCCTGTGCGCACTTGCTGAAATGTGTGCGCACATCTTGTGTCTATGCACAGACTAAGGATGCACTGGGATGTATCAGATTGGAGATTTTACTCAAGACTAAAATCCAGTACCAAAATCCCTGCGTAATAAGTCAGAAATAAAAGCCAACTGTTCtgaatttctgcatttttggcATACAGAAGCCTCTATTTCTCCACTTGTGGGAAAAAGACAGatataacaataattataacaataattttgtcaagtAATCCCAAACTAATGGTCCAAGCCTGCACTGTGAAGTGAAAGCATCAGTAATTTGTATCAATCAATACGAATACCAAAAAGTGGTATCAGTGCATCTTTATCACTGACttacatacacatttttttatgttactttttttgtACAAATGTATCCCTGTGTTAGTGTATGGATGTGTGACTAACCGGTTCCATATTTTTTCACACAGGAGTTGGACAGTAACGGAGGGGGAGGTGTAGGTAGCTGTGTTAGTGGTAGTGGTGTAGGGAAGCGATGGCTGCATTCCTTGGACCCCTACCGCCGCCTGAAAGACGAGGATCCCATCATTCCCTTTGGCGAGGGGCCCATTATCTCCAAGTGGGGCGCCATATCCAGGGCTGCTCGCACGGGCTACCACACCACCGATCCTGTCCAGGCCACAGCTTGCCAGGGCAGCGCCAGCACCACACCCATCAACTTCAGAGGTAAGGAGGGATAAGAGGCCTGAAGGAGGGGAAAGATACAAGGAAGTATTGTGTATCCATTATAGTCGCAGACAGGGGACTAGAAGAAGTGACAGAAAATATGACGGTTTGGTATGATTTGAAGGTTTGATTtgcacaaaatgaaagacatAAAGAATACCGGCCTCAAACATAAATttgtgtgggagagaaagaaaccTAAGCAGGCTCATCCAACGCATGTTATATGTACAAGCCagtatgatttatttatttatttgtttgtctgtttatttgttgttctgATACAGACTATAACCCCCACCTGGATCACACTGACTACAAGTGGCGCTCCAGAGGATCAGACTCTTCCAGCCACTCTAGCTTCTTGGAAAGGTACAGCTCAACGCTCAAACACTCTCAATgctcaaacacatttttcctaccatttatccagccattggatTCAATTTGGTATGAAAAATAACTTTCagagcagcactgttgggttttgatgacttgaaattgggcagaaaattgtccccagggaaacatttgcaaaTTATCAGCtccgtggtttatgaatggtgatgactttgttagctgcagaagcagaacattatgagatgggtgtttcaaccaaaaattcatatttaaaaattgagggattttgattatatgttgtgaaatctgtcgtaacccctgcatgatttgcaaaatagtttgtcgcaatgtaaaatgtagatAAACTGTAGTACCAAACATCTGTGGAGATTcccagtcatccaggtcatgataTGCAAGTaaggaaacagacaaaacagtcaCAATCATTGGTACAGTCCTTTAATGCACACcctacagccaatcagaatcaagtAGTCACCCAGACTATGGTGTAAAGCAACTGTAGTCCCTTTTTGTGAGCTAACTCCAGATTGAAATATCTTGACCGtttcaaatccattttttcaAGAGGCAGATCAAAATACACTGTGCATGTTTGTCTCTAATGGTCATGTGGTGGTGGTAAGAGGAGGGCTCTCGCCTCGAGTATGTTAAGTGCCTGCCAGTGTCTCGAGGCCTATCCTTCCTCAAACATAATGCGTATTTGGCGAGTTTCAATGGCTAATCACGGATCCTGTGGCGTGCTAAGTAAGACGCTTCCTTGATCTGTTTTATTTCGAAGtagtgttttaaaatgtcataaagcaagcaatggtaaaataaatattaacgtAACTATATAGCCAAGCTAAGATTGGGAAACCTAATCAAAGGAAATGTggttagtaaaaaataaatagccaCCAGGACAAGAGCAGAGATAACTTCATAACTTCCCCCTAAACTTTTACCTGTGTATGGCAGCAGGAACAGGCTACACTGCTGCAAATGGAAATATTGCATATTCCATTTGTGAGGGCTATTATTCCCATTACCACTTTTCTATAGATGCATTAGAAACAGTGCATGGTAGCCATAAAAAACAGACAGTTAGAGTGGTATACTGTTTTGCATATTGTACTGTGTTCTCCATACTGTATCTGTCAAGCAATACTATGGCAGACTTTCTCTAAAAAAATATCCTCATCAGTGTTCAGCCCACTTAGGTCTGGCTGTGGGACGGTATGCTTTGATTTTATTATGCCTTCGTGCCTTCATCTGTATGTCCAGCCGTCCATCTGTCCTCTCATGCTTGTGAATGCAATATCGGAGGAACACTTTGAAGGAACTTCTTCAAATTTGGCTCAACCCTCCACTTGGAGGGTACAGTCCTCTGTACTCTGCAAACATAGTCTCTTAGTGAAGAAAGCCTGTTTCTCAGTGAAAATTATTCACTTGAATCATACATGTCAGTATATTAATAACTtccatttcaccaaaaaaatacacttaatgTCTTCCATTAAATTGCCTCTAACTCTTCACTACAAATATTATGTGGTTGtggacagacatggatgtaaactgcAACCTGCCAGGCTTACGGATGCATACAACTGTGAGGTGgtgattctattttttttttttttttgtctccatggAAAAGACAAGTAGGCCGAACGTGAGTGAGGATAACAAGTCATAGTTTTCTTGTTACCCTTCCAACAATCACTCATTGGCCATTTTAAGACCACACAGCCTGTTACTCTCCTCCCTCAGCCGCTCCATACCAGCTCTCCCAGCCTTGAGCTAATCATCTGCTTCACGTAGAGCCATGCATTCCCTTTTATTAACTGTCATGGCTGCGGTGTGTTATCTTAAGACTGTTCTCTCTTTCAAACACCTGATCCTCAGTCAAAGACGTTGTCACAGGTGATCGCTGAGATTTCAGTGAAACCTGGAGGGATGATCGATGTTGGCACTGTGTTCAAGCTTTTAAAATCATTTACCACCAGTGCTAAACAATATATACCGTAGAGCCATGTGTTCCACTTTTTATCTGTTGTGCGTGTTTGTTAACACCCGTTCTCACTCCTTttcccactcttcctctctAATCCCCGTCTCCTATTGCATTGTGCTACAGTCATTTCCTTGCTGTGGTCAGACTAAAAATAGAGCAGCTAGCTGGTTGTTTGGCTGTTCTTGGTAGAGACCTACTGACAAGCCAAGAGAAGGACTTGGAGAAGACATCATCAGTGGAGTCTACTGTACTCTTGCCATATTTTCCTTTACATTGGGAtgcagttaatttttttttttttggataggACGCAGTATTATATTGTGTAACATTACTAGACCATGTTTCCCTCATGAAAGAAGAGCCCACAATTTCACATGTCCTCATCTTGGTGCTAATATaagaaataaagatttttttttccttggtgtACTTCGGAAAATTGAAACACAGTTatttgttcttgtgtgtgtttgtgtgtgtagtgagcaGCTTTGTGCGCCAGAGCTGGGTAGCCGCCGGACGTCAATGAGCGGAGAGAAAATAGTGTCTGATATGCAGGCACATAAAACCAGCTACAGCCAGGACCAGGAACTGGTCTGCCACCGGGCCGAGAGCGAACCAGAACCGGACCGAGACATCGAGCTAGAACTTTGTGTTCTGGACATGGAGGACTCCGACCACCAAGACATCAAGTCCCAGGTTAGTCTGGTACCGTAGAGCAGAGAACGGGAAATTTGTAACTGTGACAGATGTTAACGCTTAAGATCACTGAGAAATTAAGTCTCATTTTAGTGCAATACTCTGCTCTAATGCAGGGAGAAATAAAGGTAGATTCAAAGTTTCATCTCTGTTTTAGACATCAATGCAATAGGAATGaaccaaaataaatacagtggaaAGGAACAGAGTGGAACGCAATGAGATGGAATATAATAGATTAGAATAAAAAGGCAATAGAACGGGATACTCTGAACAGTGGAAAAAACCTCTGCTGTTTTAGTAATATACATATGACCAAATCTGAATCTTTTATCATCTTTGCTTCCAAGGAGTCTTTAGACCTAGCCGCCCCTCAGTCTCAGGAtgcctcccacctcctcccacctccctgctcctctccactcctcccATCCCCCGTGGAGGAGCATCCCCAAACAGAAGGTCCTTCGCCAGAAAAGATGGACGCCCACATGCTGAAAAAGATGGCCTTCAGGTGAattaccatggtaaccacccACCTGTTTAACATGATTACACTCAACCTGAGTTGCTCCCTCGGAGCAACTGGAGAAGAGCTGAAGAAGCTCTTCTCCATAGTAACTTCACATGAGGAAGCATGGTAGTTGACTGTGCAGCAGCTTTTGTTCCTGCTATCATCCCTtcaaccatccatccatctatctactTGCCTCTTTCATCAACTCCATCTTGCACCTTCTCTCTCGAGTCAcacttcattttctgtcagacaCAATGTTCACCATGTCAGGTTTTATTGTGACATAAATTCTTGCCACGTCTTGGCCAAGAGAGAGGTCACACTACATGTCTGACCCTGACCAGTCAACACATGCTGTCTTAAACAATCTAGCATCACAGGGGGAGGGGTGAGGAAATTATCTTTATGACACTTAAACTCACATGTTCTAGATGTTGTCACACTACTCAACAgaagctgcaaaaaaatctgacatgCTAAACTTAATGTTGGGGAAACATGGCTGTCCCACATTACAAATGCCAGACGTTACAGATGTTTTTGTGCACCTTggtgtgcagtgcaacacaTGGTTAAATGCCTTGAACAGCtcatatttggtatttttgtgATAAAATGCACCAGGCACATTTGGGAACAGGGTGGTATTTAGAATAATGTATTAGAATAATGTATCATGACTGGGGTGTTAAGGACTGTGATTTGGGGGGCGGGTGAAGATAAGGTAAAGTTGAACCCCCCTCTTCCCTTTCTTCTGTAAATGATTATGTCAGTCAATTTATTTCAGCGAATAAAACACAATTATGCTTGCTTTTCCCTTTCATCTAAGTAGAATAAACAATAGATTTATTAACTGGAAATTTCCAAGCCATGATTTTGCTTTTAAAGTAATCATGACTGTTTAATAGGATTTTGCCCAGACGCGGTTCTCTCGGCGTCTCACCTCTGCCCTCTTCTCCCTGTCTCagtcgctctctttctctctgctttccaGGAAGTCTCTGTCTCCAGGAGGGCTGGTCTCCGGAGGTCTGGGGGTCGGCAAGCTGGTGCTGCGGACTGGACCTCCTCGACTGGGGGACACCACCGCCCACGGCTGTCCTGAAGCCCCGGGGACAGAGATGCTGCTTAATGGAAGCTAAGGGGACACAAAGTCTGACACTGACCTGCACCGAACTAAAGTTGAGTCGTTTGCCTACACCAGATCACGGTTAAAGGGAATGCCATTGAATTCCAGCTTTTGTACTTGCTAGTCATATGCCCAAAACAAAGTGAGTCGACATTCTTTACTGCCTCCTAGAGCAAAGGGTGAAAGAGACCACTTTGTCCTGCCCCCTAAGTGGTGATTTGCATCAATGTACAGCTCCACAGAGAATTTATTCATACTCCTGTTTATGCCCATAAAGTGTATATGAGTGGTTTGCCCACAGATGCTGAACTGGAGTCAGATTTGGAGTTTCCTGTAACATGGTTAAATTTAGGGAGCACCTTCACCTGATGGGTTTTCACTTGACCTTCATATGACATGCTCCTGGGCTTTACACATCATCCTCATCGTCTTGACAAACACCTGCCTCATACTGCTTTTACTTTATAAGCAGCAATGAAATAGGACCGTTGTCAGCCGCACCCATGTTCACATGCATCCACTCACATGATATTTGCACAGATCCTGTtggatttgcttgtttcaaaCAAAGAGCGTTGCACAAAGCTGGCAACACCAGGCAGACTGCTCATGTTTAATAGTCAAAAGGTCCATGCAGTTTTCATATGATCCGTCAGGCAGCAGAAGTCTCTGGGTGAGAACATCTTCTTCAGTCATGACACTTTCAGCTTACTTCAGGTTTtgcctttcatttcctttgtgtCATTAGCTTTTATCTTAGTATGGATTCATTGAACTGAGATCCCAGGTTTTCTCAATCTTTGCCCCAATCCTTTGTTATCTGTAATAGCATTATAGTATGGCAGATTGTGCCAGCTCCTATAACAGTGAAAACTTTAGATTTCACTAATTGAAACATAAGCAATGGttgaataacttttttttaaacaatagttgttgttttttttcttgaactaCCATACCTAACCTTCAAGTCTTGACTCAACCGATTCAGAAATACTGATCAAGCAGCCACTGAATTTCCAGTGTTTGCTTTGGTGGGAACTGCAGTGCATTTATTAATGAATTGTCATGGCCTGCTGAGCCTACATGCTTATATAGTGACAAATGATTATTCAAgtcttaaaaaataattatatattcaTCACAATAGTACAAGAACAGCAGAAGGTTTGAATGTAGAAAATGAACTGGCCTTTGGAGAATGAGAGCTACACATCATGTAGACACCTTGTCAGGTCACTTAATCCATTTGTGGATTGTTCTCTCATCCTTGTGGTCTCATAAAACCTTACGGCCTAAATACAAAAGGTACTGAGTGTAAGCCGAGCTGATCGTCACCAGAAAAGTCACTCTCCAGCTCTTCATTCAGTTGTATTCAGTTGTACTCTCTAATAGAGAGTGCACAGCAGAGAAGATCATGTTTTAAAACTGAAGGAAAGCCTATACCTCTTCAGAGCATAAATTAAATTATGGTCACATTATAGCTCATCATGTGTCAGATGTTTGATGTTCAGTCTGACAAACTGAAAGCATTAATCATTGAATGTAGATCTGCAAATATGAATTTGCCAAAGCTGGTTGAGAGTTAATTAGTAGAATAATCAAACTGGACATGAAAAACATAGTGGCACTATTatcttttttgtaaattatgCCAACAAATGAATATCTGGCATTTACtgtttgtgcatttctgtgtctcCGCATGGCAAGGTATTTGTTGTGTGCTGGGCTCCAAGCTGCCTACATGCTCCCACATAGCTTGAGACCACTGGTTTACagaaaagctcttttttttgcattgctacacaacacattttttaaatttagttccCAGAAATATCAAGAGATAGAGATTACAATAGTGGGAGTAAAAACGGGGAGAGTGCTGTTTCAAAGGCCCTCCCAACCCaccaaggaagaaaaaaaaatatctgcagaAAACAGAGGTCTGCACTCTGCTGAATAAGACAAGCCTCTGTCTTTGTCCTTCTTATGAATCGCATGATCTTTACACTTTGACCTCCAAATTCAGTCGTCTGTCATGGGATCACACAACACAATGACACAGTCACAGACATAGTCTGCAAATGTTCAAACAGATTTTATTGGAGGTCAACAGTGATGGCAACAAAGTGAAGTTGTGCAAGGCATGGTTTGATGACTGCACAATACTGTGTATTTGAGAGCAGTCAGATTCGTATTTACATACAAAAAATACTCCCTTCCTCACCTTTGCTGGAGTTTTTAAGAGCAAAACTTTTGGAAAAAGTGAAGtcaagctgaaaaaaatattgttttagtGCTACCTGTTGCGGTACTTGCATTTAGTCCCGCTGACTATAAAGGAGAAGTCCCACTGGCTTCACtgacgcacgcgcgcacacacacacacacacacacacacacacgtatgcacgcacgcacacacacacacacacacacacacacacacacacacattattactTAGGTTGTTTTGGGGACATTACATAGAGAGACTTTCC comes from Myripristis murdjan chromosome 12, fMyrMur1.1, whole genome shotgun sequence and encodes:
- the rc3h2 gene encoding roquin-2 isoform X2, which gives rise to MPVQAAQWTEFLSCPICYNEFDSSGHQPISLGCSHTVCKTCLHKLHRKACPFDQTPISTDIDLLPVNCALLQLVGAQVPEVQPVSLSSAAEIEHYEVCRVCVEELALYLKPISGSKGVVTLSPSVLSRPMQRKLVTMVNCQLVEEEGRVRAVRAGRSLGERTVTELILQHQNPQQLSANLWAAVRARGCQFLGPAMQEDALKLVLLALEDGSALSRKVLVLFVVQKLEARFPQASKTSIGHVVQLLYRASCFKVTKRDEDSSLMQLKEEFRTYEALRREHDAQIVHIAMEAGLRISPEQWSSLLYGDLVHKSHMQSIIDKLQSPESFAKSVQELTIVLQRTGDPANLTSLRPHLELLANIDHNPDAPPPSWEELESVMLAVKLVVHGLVEFIQNFSKKSHDTPQPQANSKYKTSMCRDLRQQGGCPRGTNCTFAHTQDELEKFRLRNKKISNAGRPFPLAQGVLGKTLTVEGSIHTPDVPVGVGQGVKGAGENAGTVLTEGVPVLSHPQLISRGADMMEEIKRAVPNGSNGANGSNGLSGSGRTGSGSMEQKPISPPRTPVSHSSTSSPLTAARRGDCGAPLPKHGQFLLRPPHPSQASELYYQEPHSAYDAAHYQPTCSYYPSTLHPSHKPCMARFLRSSNVPESSLPPSIGPPPSSYANDPQTPHPSSSSSSAYPPPRDRMGPPPYHSHPGQPQYGPLAPAHGVYAPLYDSRRVWRPQLYHREDARSNSLPPEVLHSSVYQPPLRERFNSLDSNYCSGAEHRTGLHRDYGRVPLGYEDLFRRKQEQWTHHHHHHNASRPSQSSPIFTIDFGTEHVESSGGQCVGCRFRGEESLAHYSPWSCGTIGPCISPFEPETLTHNSAHSCSEHSELDSNGGGGVGSCVSGSGVGKRWLHSLDPYRRLKDEDPIIPFGEGPIISKWGAISRAARTGYHTTDPVQATACQGSASTTPINFRDYNPHLDHTDYKWRSRGSDSSSHSSFLESEQLCAPELGSRRTSMSGEKIVSDMQAHKTSYSQDQELVCHRAESEPEPDRDIELELCVLDMEDSDHQDIKSQESLDLAAPQSQDASHLLPPPCSSPLLPSPVEEHPQTEGPSPEKMDAHMLKKMAFRKSLSPGGLVSGGLGVGKLVLRTGPPRLGDTTAHGCPEAPGTEMLLNGS
- the rc3h2 gene encoding roquin-2 isoform X1; the protein is MPVQAAQWTEFLSCPICYNEFDSSGHQPISLGCSHTVCKTCLHKLHRKACPFDQTPISTDIDLLPVNCALLQLVGAQVPEVQPVSLSSAAEIEHYEVCRVCVEELALYLKPISGSKGVVTLSPSVLSRPMQRKLVTMVNCQLVEEEGRVRAVRAGRSLGERTVTELILQHQNPQQLSANLWAAVRARGCQFLGPAMQEDALKLVLLALEDGSALSRKVLVLFVVQKLEARFPQASKTSIGHVVQLLYRASCFKVTKRDEDSSLMQLKEEFRTYEALRREHDAQIVHIAMEAGLRISPEQWSSLLYGDLVHKSHMQSIIDKLQSPESFAKSVQELTIVLQRTGDPANLTSLRPHLELLANIDHNPDAPPPSWEELESVMLAVKLVVHGLVEFIQNFSKKSHDTPQPQANSKYKTSMCRDLRQQGGCPRGTNCTFAHTQDELEKFRLRNKKISNAGRPFPLAQGVLGKTLTVEGSIHTPDVPVGVGQGVKGAGENAGTVLTEGVPVLSHPQLISRGADMMEEIKRAVPNGSNGANGSNGLSGSGRTGSGSMEQKPISPPRTPVSHSSTSSPLTAARRGDCGAPLPKHGQFLLRPPHPSQASELYYQEPHSAYDAAHYQPTSGSYYPSTLHPSHKPCMARFLRSSNVPESSLPPSIGPPPSSYANDPQTPHPSSSSSSAYPPPRDRMGPPPYHSHPGQPQYGPLAPAHGVYAPLYDSRRVWRPQLYHREDARSNSLPPEVLHSSVYQPPLRERFNSLDSNYCSGAEHRTGLHRDYGRVPLGYEDLFRRKQEQWTHHHHHHNASRPSQSSPIFTIDFGTEHVESSGGQCVGCRFRGEESLAHYSPWSCGTIGPCISPFEPETLTHNSAHSCSEHSELDSNGGGGVGSCVSGSGVGKRWLHSLDPYRRLKDEDPIIPFGEGPIISKWGAISRAARTGYHTTDPVQATACQGSASTTPINFRDYNPHLDHTDYKWRSRGSDSSSHSSFLESEQLCAPELGSRRTSMSGEKIVSDMQAHKTSYSQDQELVCHRAESEPEPDRDIELELCVLDMEDSDHQDIKSQESLDLAAPQSQDASHLLPPPCSSPLLPSPVEEHPQTEGPSPEKMDAHMLKKMAFRKSLSPGGLVSGGLGVGKLVLRTGPPRLGDTTAHGCPEAPGTEMLLNGS